GTGCACGGCGTTCTGAGCGGATGGAAGGAGAATGGGAAGGGATCAAGCCCCTACCTACAGTATAGTAGGACTTACAGACCTCTCACCAACCGAGAAGGCATTCGAAAAGTAAGAGTTGTCGTCGCTGAGGACAGCCGGTATCCGCGCACTTTCATCACCTTGAAGGAACGGAAATCTCTCGAAGGTAATCTGTGGCGACTCTTCCAAGTGTAGATATACAGCTCCTGTGGCCTCGATCCTGGTGACGTTGGCACTGCTGACGAGATTGATGATGGAGAGCATATAAGCAGCACTCCTCCGGGGTTTCTGCCAAAGAGGTCCTCATCAAATGAACATGAATGGAAGGTCAACAGACGTCTGCCGGTCATCGTATGCTGCTATAACAGACTCTTCTGGCACGCACGCGCTTGAAACTTTGTCTGACAGCAAACAGGCATGACAAAGGTGATGCTGCGATATATGCCGTCCAGCTGCTGGCTTTTGCAGCGCCTTTGCCACCATCGTCGACATCAAGAGCCAATATGGCGACCAGGAGCACCACTCAGCCGCGGACACACTGGCTATACTGGCCACTCGAAGATGTCGTCGCTCTCAAATATCCGAATCAAGTCGACAACGGCAGCATCAAGACTTTTTGTCTCAAATTATGCATCTTCCCTAATAGCGACATCTTGCTCTTCAAGCCGCACGGGAGTGACCAACACGTAATTCCCGTGCGTGATATAGCCGCCGCAAGCCCGGGCTTGCGAGACCACGGCGTTAACAGCATCATCGAGGAAATGCTGCAGGCTCAGATTCAGGACGACGAGCTTCCTGACTTACAGTATCTGGACCTCGCCGGCAGCGAGCCACTTGTTGAGCTTCAGTCCTCCTTCAACGGCTATGACAAGTCTGTAGTCATGGACAGAGCCGTGCTCACAATACTGCTATCCTCATCAAGCTCGTCGGTACGTGCTGACTCCGGCATCAACGGTGCCACATATGCATCAGTAACAAACACTTCCTTCAAGCCCGACGGAGCCCTAACCCAAGCTGTCGCGGACGAAGAGGGCTTGGAGAAGGCCATTGTCAAGCGCCAGCATTACATCGACCAACAGCAGCGTTGGCTCACCGCCGATGCCTATCTTACGACTCTGCACGACTTCTGCTTCAATACGATCTTCGTCGCATGCTACCTTCGATCACGTGCAACAGGTCTCGAGTCGTGTACCTGGGGCTGCCTCCTCAGAAGGAAGACAAATGGTCCTGGCCACGGGCTGTACATCATGCCTGCCACGGTGGCGGAGGCACACGCCGTCAATCAGGGCGTCAACGGACCAGCAGAGATCCAGCATCGGGTTCGCCCCTCGGACGTAAACCTTACGCGGTACGAAGTCCTGGGAGCTTTCAATATCAATGGTGGCCTGCGGATGCACGGTGGGCGTCAGGAGTATGCTCGCATTCTGGTAAGCCAGACTGGCAGGATGCATCTAAGGTGGCTGCCCAGAAGTGGCAATAAGGATATGAGGATCTTGTCGGCGGCGGGCGTGCCTTGGCCGTAGTGGGACAAGGAGGCATCGACAGGCGTGGAGGGGCGACAGAGATGCCAGTCTCGGTACACAGACCACATGTCCCGACCTCAGATACGGCTAGACTAGCCGGGGTGGGGGAGTAGATTGTGAGACATGCCGAAATACATCTATCTTGCGGCAACCACTTTAAACTTACTGTTCTGCATCTCAACGACATCAAACTCATCAAGATGCGCATCTTTCAGGTACACATCACGCCGTCGCATACATGAGTAGCATTCAGCTGGAATGCTGAGGCCCAAATCAATATGCAAACAGAAGGTGGAGATGCTCGGGCTTGACCTTGTGTAACATTGCTGACGTTTCGCCTATATCTACCATACTGTCGAGTATGTCTCTAGCCGCTCGTGATGCTGCGTATCACCATTGATGCTGGCCCTTCAAAGGTCACCTTGACGACCCACTGCGTCTCCATCACGATCCTCAACTGACAAACCCAACACCGAAGTTCATGCACATCTCGAATCTTCCGAAATATCATCGCGTCCAGCTAAACCCAGCCATCTGGAGAGGCGACCTCTACCATTGCAGCTGACCATGCCAGAAGCAAGCAGACTGCACGCAACCTCTTGCATGCTTGCACCTTGCGAACCAGCCGTTCCTTGGCCTGCAATTCCTGGGCTGTCTTGACTGACCCTTAGAAGTGCTTGCGGAAACAATTCCCGACTCCCTCGGGTCTGCAAGTCAACGATGCATCGACTCTGGCACTGTGAGAATCCCAGCGATGCACTGACATGCGTTCTACGACCGCTTGGGCATCAACGAAGCACACCCAATGTTCCCGGTCACTATGCTGGAAGACGCTGCTACCTGTTGACCGCATCAAGTAATCGCATGAGCGCTACACATCGCTGGGCGCTGTGCTATGCGCTTTTGGTCTTGTCACCGAGGCAAGTCAGCGAGTCGGAACCAGAGATCGTGTTATACGACTTTTCATCATATTGCTGTAAAGGGTCGATCCACGCGGCTGGCATCTTGAGTATCCTCGGCGAACAGATGTAGTGGAGGTCAGCAAGCTTGATCCGCAATACGCTCCTTCGCGGGACCGGACATCCTCTGCTGACGCAATGGCTACCTCGAAGAAATGAGGCTTGGCCAGGTGTTGTCGAAAGATGAGCAACCGCTCAGCGGGCACTGTACACTCAGGCTGCCAGCTCATATGGAACCATTACCTCGGGCCTAGAACCAAGGTCGTGCGTGGGTATGCTACGCCAGCAAATCGCTTGCCTACCTTGACGACGTGCGCAGCAGGACCGGGTAACACGATATCATCGGGATCGAGCGCTCTCAGCTTCAACTCACCACCCGGGGTTGCGGGTACACAACACCAGGCATTCGGGCCGTGTCACGGTAATGATCGGGCAAGCACAAACTTCACTGACAGCACCACGGCACATGCCTTGACAGCCGTTAGGGCATCGACCTCCCACGATGTTCCCACGCCCACGTATGCTGTGTTCACCAGCTCGACGCCTGTAACACATGGATCAGCCCCGTCATTCACTCCATGCCGTCCCCACGCTGGATCTTGCTACGCTTCACAGCCTGTCTCTGTAAAGTATGAGGCGCATGCTAACTTCGACTCCATGTCGCTGTTCATGCCGATGATACATCATTCGAACACAGCGTCATTGGGCATGGATGCGAGAAGTGGCCATGGGTGTGCAGTGAATGCTATAAAATGTCTCCGACGAGCAGGCAAGATGTAACGCAGAAGTATCATGCTGACTGCTACATCCGACGGCCTCAAGCTGATTCCTGATTGCACAGCTTGCACAACATCGCACCAACAACGAATCGCACAGCACTCAACTTGCCATAAGATCGCCCGTAGCTCATCATGGCTTCCAAGCTTTCCTTTGGAATCCCCATGGGCGGCTTCATGGAGCTTCATGACCGACACAAGCAGTCCGCCCTGCAGGGGCACTTCGTTGCGGCAACAGGAGGTAAGTCATCCATATCACAGAAAGGTGCTCGAGCAATCTTAGACTGCAGACTGACATGCAATCAGAATTCGTCGGGACCTTTCTCTTCCTGTTCTTCGCCTTCCTCGGCCACAGCATGAGCGTTGTCTCTGCACCACATTACGCAGCGGACGGCTCGAACAGCAACCAGACAGTCATCTACATCGCACTCAGCTATGGCCTTCCCCTCCTCGTCACCGCATGGGACCTCTTCCGCGTATCTGGTGGCCTCTTCAACCCAGCTGTCACCCTGGGCCTTGTCATGACCGGGCAGCTGCCATGGATACGAGGCGTTATCTTCTTTCCCGTTCAGCTACTTGGAGGTGTCTGTGCCGCTGCTGTAGCCAATGCCATCATCCCCGGCGACATCGCTGTCACGCAGACGACTCTGGGCAATGGAGTCAGCGTAGTCCAGGGGCTGTTCTCGGAGATGGTACATCCGGCTTTCTGCTCAGTCCTGTCATGATGGCTGACCTCGTTCTGTATAGCTTCTTACGTCCCTGCTGGTATTCACTATCCTTATGCTAGCTGTGGAGAAATCGAAAGCTACCTTCATGGCTCCCATCGGTATTGGTATGGCACTGTTCGTCACACAGATTGCGGGCGTCTACTACACGGGAGCTTCACTCAACCCCGCTCGCTCCTTCGGTCCATGTGTGGCCGCTGCCAATTTCCAGGGCTATCACTGGATCTACTGTGAGTATCATGCCGTGGACGGTTCAAGCAAAGCAGCGCTAACAGACTAAAGGGGTTGGACCATTCCTCGGTGCTGCCGTTTCTGGAGGCTACGTGAGTATCACTGTTGTGACATGCACTGACCATCTCCTAATTGCAGTCAGTGGCACTTTGTCAAGTTCTCCAACTATGAAGAAGCCAATCCCGGGCAAGCCAGCGCGAAGGGCGCATTTGCCGACGATATCGATGCGGCTCGCGGTGCCCAGCGCATGCTAAGCACCTCAACCGCTTGATGGATGTGACTTCCATCAGAAAGAAAGGATCTGCTCGGACTTGCGGGCAAAGCAGGACACAAAAAATGTGTCATCATGAACGACCATAGCATAGACCACGAGAAGAAAGCACATTCGGATTGAAGTTCGGGTCACAGTACGGCCAATTTCCTATCACGATTACTTGCATGGCAGCGTTTGCGTCTGGCTTTGGCAGTTTCGATACCCTCTTTTGAGAACGCTGATGAATGTGTAGTTCATAGCGATAATGAGATGCATTTTCATTAGCAGCGAGCTCACAAATAACAATTTCAAGGACATGAACCTTATGCTATGTATCCAGTATACACTACTTCTCAGCTTCTACCACCTATTGATGACCGCAGCCAAAATGCTACAATTGTGAATGCACGAAGTGGAATCGCAGAAGGAGAAAAAGCTCATGACATGTTGTTACTTACCCATGGGACCTAAGATCCAGTTACTGCCCTATGCTGAGCACTGTATTCCAGACACACGCTCTCACAAGGCCGAAACTATCAGCACATTAGCAACCCGACCAAGTACTCTCACCTCTTGGCTCAACCTCATCTGCAAGAAAAGAAGAAGAGGGTGTACTCCAGTCCACATCCGCATCCCTCAAATCGATAGTCCGCTCCAGCACACCGCTCGGCCCAGCACCATTTCCAACACACTTACAGAACCCTTTCTTCTCAGGACTGCGGCCCGCGAGCTTGAATGCTAGTTCGATCTGCTCAGGTCTAGGATCATCAATTCCCAAAGCGCGATTGGTAGCAAGCCAAATGAAATTCTCGAGATCTGCTTGTGTCTCGGCATTGATGTCGAGCCTGGCTTTGAGCGCGGCTTCAACCTCGGAGTGACTATCGCCCCAGTTGCTGGCGTCTTGCCAGAGTTGATGCGTCTCGAAGCACTCTTGCTTTGCGGAGGCAAGGAGCTCGGCGGCTTGTTGCATGCGAAGTGGAGAGACGATGGGAGCAGGGAGATGTCGTCGGGATGGCCGGACCGTATCGGAGTCGGGAGTGGTGGAGGGAGATGGTGGTCTCTTTGAAGGCATGGTGGAGAGGGAGTGTGGTCCTGATGGTTGGGATAATCTGGAGTGTGAACTTGTGAGGAGCAGTGCTCTGGTCAACAGGGTGCTGGCTGGCAAGTTTCTGATCAGCTGTTGTGTTGTCAGCGATTCTCTATGCGAAAGGATGTGACAGAGTCGATATGGCTCTGAGCGGGCCTATGTAGTCGAATGACCTTCGAACTTCTTTGTTTACATCAAGACAAGGCATTGTAGATGTGACTTTGTTGAATCCATACGTAACGCACAAAGCCGTTATTCACAATGCCTTGTGGAACACACGACACAAAAACTACACTTCGAGAGCTGAACTTGCCATGTTCTATCTACTGCTATTCTTCGCAGCGAAATACTAGCTGACACTGTTCCCACTCACGTACAGAGACTTTTCGATCAATTCCCAACGCAAGACCATGGACGCCCACGCCGTAACGCCGCCACTATCACCGGCCACTCCCCAACCTCAGCAGCCACATACTATGCCACCTCTCCTCGTGAGGCAGACTCGCGACATGCTCGCAGGAGCAGCAAAGGAGCGCATCCAGATCATGCGTGAGTGGCAGCTCGCGAAGAGTGTGAAGGCGGAAGACCTTGCAACAGCTCTGGAAGCTGACCTGACAGCAAATGGCGAGACTAAAGCAGAGCTTGAGGATCTTCTGATCCTTCACAGCCAGCAGAAGCTCGATCCTTACGATCCTCGACCAAGCAAGATCGCGGCCGCGTACAAGATGGCAGGTCTTGATGAGGTAGGTGAGCAGTGGGTAGGCTGGAGACCACCAATCGAGTTCTGGGGAGATTGGGATGGTCCGTCGGTTGACTGGAGCGGTGCCACTGTGGACTGGCACAAGTCAGGCGATCGCAGCAAAGACGAAGAGCAGAGTGTAGGTCCGAGAGGTGAGACTCCTTGGTATTATTACTAATGTGAACACTTGGTTTACAGTAGAAAGCGCGAGCGATCTTGTGTAACATCAGCGATTTTGTCTCGAAATGTACGTAATTTTGGAAATGATTTTCATGTTCGGTCTCTCAAGCCTACCCATGTCATAGAATGTCTTTAGATCAAGTAGTATGAAGTCGCTGCGTGTTGCCATGGCTGGCGTTGTGCGGGACAAGGGTACTCGTCTCGGTAATTGCATACTAATTTCAGCTCGAGGCTACCTGTAAGTCTTAAAGCATCTCTGGGCGCTGATGCAAAATCGAGGGGAGCACGAGGATTGTGAGTCAAGATGCACTGTACAAGAAAAAAGAACGGACCTCCATTACCATGCCTGGATAGACTTACATTGCCGAATCATCCCAGTCAACCCAAAGCAAGTAGCCAACACCACGTCAGCAACCTCATCAGTCAGCACTCTCGCCTTTTGGACCCACCTCCTCATCTACCCATGAGTTCAAGGCAGACGAGTTCCAGAGTGCAACGACACCACTCAGATCAATTTCTATCGTTTCCCCTTCAAACTTATCCGGTCCGTTGTCATAGCCCGTCCCATAATACTCCCCACCTGGAGCCTCTGGTCCAACGCCGGCCAGTTTGAATGCCAGTCCGATGTGATCAGGGCGCGGATCCCCGGGACTAAGGACTCTATGATCCACGAGGGTGAGGAGGTTTTCGAGCTCCGCTGTCGTTTCTCGGTTGCTGGAGAGCTCGGCTCGCAACTCTGCTTGGAAGGCGAGGTCGTTATTGCGGACTGCATCATCGTAGACTTCCTTGAGATAGCCACGCTCGGTTCTGAGAGCGTCGAGGAGGGTTAGTGTCTGATGCATGCGAAGCGGCGACCAGCTAGATTCGGGCTGTGGTGATGGAGGTGCAATGTCGAGGATTGCTTCGAAGGTGGTTGGGGGCGGTCCTTGGTCGTCCATGTCTGGAGGAGTTGGGGGTCTGACAGATGTGAGAGGGTGACTTACTGCAGTTCTAGACTTGTAGAGCTCTGGTCAACAGAGTACGTACAGCCAAGTCCTTGCTTCACAACTTTCTGCTTCCCAAATCGGCAGACGTGCTGGGAAAGGGAAGGGAAGTGAGTTTGATCCCAGAAGTTATCTGCCTAGCGACCTTTGTCTTACCAGCGCAAAGCATTGTTCCCAGACACCATGCTTTGGATGCTATGACATTGCTTTGTGATCCACTTGGCGCAGGAAAGTTTCAATCCATTGTTATATTGTTGTCATGGCATGGGATCGCCTTGGTGAAGGCTGAGGTCGGGCGAAGGCCGTACATGTGCCCTCTTGTACGGCACTCAGCAATGCTGTGGTGCTAGTGGTTCGCGAGTGGTTATCTCGCTGACAGACTTCTTCGGGAGTCGCATGAGGAAGACTTGGCTGTGTACATGGCACGTTAGCTTACTGTGGCTATAGCTGTTGCAACAAGCATCGCGAAAGTCCTCTATTGATGCAAACAACATGATCCGCTTTCATCGATGAATGTCGTTGGCGCCATGTTCCTTACTGACTTAGCCAGACCTTTCTCGAAGTCGTCATGCGATCGATGCTGCTTATCTGGTCTTTTGTTGTTGCAGGCGAATCGTCCATTCGGTAAGTCGTCTTGAGATAGCGGTGTATGTTCGCTGCGTCAGGGTGAGTTTGGCCCGCTGGGACTTGACCGGTTATTGAGAGACTGACGTTAGTCGATGGACAACAAGGGGCGTGGTAGCCTTGCCACCAGCTGACGATACTGCTTCAATGGCGTGACGTACTATCTCGCTGTGAATTACAGTTGCGAGGTCGCAGAATTACGTGTCCGCTGTCTGGGCTTGATTGTCGGCTCACGGGGGTCGTAGGATTGCGAAAGGCGGACATGTCTTTCGTACGAACATCTGTCGGCATCAAGCCTGGTAAGCCTCGTCTCGGAATGTACGCTCACGAGCGATCGTTTCGGGGCCCCTACCTCTGAGCTGAAGTAAGTGGACAAAAGTGGTGTAGATCCCTTGACATCTTCGCCAAAGCGCAATACCTGACACAACGCCATCGAGCGTCATTTAATTGAGATGTCGCATGAGGGAGTGCTCCTTACGATCGTCCTCGCGGTCCCTTGTTGTCGAAAAATGCCACACCATTTCCACTTGCTTCTGCCGCGCCAAGATCGGCGGATGATGTGTGGGATAGAGCTGTCTGAGAACAGCATTCGCATCAAGATTTGTCGTCGTCTCAAAGTTATACATCCTTGACACAGTAGTACGCAACATCCATAGACCTCTCGCTGGCCTTTGACAATCAACGATACGTGCATAGTGTGATCGACAGGTCCGCCGAGATCGACCGTAAGGCCTTTGGCCAACATGTGTGGCTTCGGCCGATGCTTCAACCCTTCCTGGTCTGTATGCGTAGCGATGTCTCTGTTTGACGTGTGCAGCAGTCTGCATGAAGCACAGCATGACCTCCTGCTCCACGGATGAAGAAGACGCATCCCCCAGCCTGACGAGCTCTACACGCTACCACTCGCGCTTGACGGACGTAAGGCCGTAGCCTGGCGTTCTATCACTGGCGTTATTGTTTAGCTCGGTATTGTACATGCCAGCTACCACACGGGATCACTGGCAGGACAATTAGCTCAAGGTTCCCGCGCCAAGTCACGGTTGTTCGCCTGGGCAGACGACATACAATCGTCCCTTAGCACGCCAGTCAACGATGCACATCGGCAGCTGCCCCATGTTTGTCCCAGTTTGAGGCGTGAAATGTTGGACTCCGACGCCGAAAGGGGCAGGTACCGACAAGGTGCTCCTCAATAAGATCCTGGTTAGACTCCGAATCCCAATCACACTCTCGGCAATGATCCGGGTGTTCCGTCAAGCCGATATCATTGCTCATTTCTCACTGGTTGGGCCCTCTGTCTTCGTTTCGTTATCATCAACATGCTGATGTGGAAGGACACCGTATCCGTGCTTCCGTGGGTCCACTCTGCCCTCTCTTCGAGAGTGCCCGTCACCCATTTAATAATGGCCTTGGCGGAGGGTCACCTACCTTATAAGGGCCGTAAATGACCCGTTATATGGTCGTTATATGAGGTGTTGCATTATCGGTCATTCATTGATATATACAGGGTCATTCTGTGTACCGTAGAGAGGgatattagctatagcttGAGAGGACTGGCCATGCTGCTGAGAAGCCGGTGTCTCATCCACCTCTTCAATCTTCACTATGCCGTTACTATTGCCCACCACCTTGTACTTATCTGGCCAATATTGGAGTCGTAGATAAGCTGCTGTATGCTTGGCTTCAAGGGCTTCATCGCGAGTGTCAGGCTCTAGCTGTATAAGGCGATATTGCTATGGATCGTCTTCGAAATGAGCATCGTCCGGAGTCGCTAGTAGCTTGTTGATATGGCTTAGCCAACGCCACTGAAAGGGGCTCTCGATAGGGCACGGCAATCGAATAAGCTGGTGTAGTTGTAGTACTCGCACAGGCCTGAATATATTCACCTCAACGAGCTTGCCGGTGTAGTGCATCTTCAGCTCCTGTCGGCGCCTTAGAGTCTGTTCAACGATATTGCCGAAGGGATCGCCAGTCTTTGCGATATCTAGTGAGTGCTTAAACACCTTTACGCCTTGATAGAAATTGCGAAGCTGTAGCGGTGTATCCGTAGCACGCTGAAGATGCCGATAAGGGGGGTCTCTTATGCTAGGCAATGGAGCCGCAATATCGTCCTTCGTTGCCAATCTCGTGAAGCAGTTGTTACAGGTGTATTCGATGCCGAGAGCTGCTGACTACGGTGTTGTCTGTAGGGGTGTTGTCTTCACTTTTCCTTTGCCTCGAATAGCAACGTTGAGGGCATGTCGCATCCGGCGGCTATAGGAGAGGTACTTCGAGATAGCATCGGATTGCTGCTTCTTTAGCAGCGCTTAGGCATCAGCAGCCTTTGTCTCATTAGCCTGACGTATCATATCTCGAGCCTGCTCTGCGTGTAACACACCG
This genomic window from Fulvia fulva chromosome 4, complete sequence contains:
- a CDS encoding Aquaporin-1, with protein sequence MASKLSFGIPMGGFMELHDRHKQSALQGHFVAATGERCSSNLRLQTDMQSEFVGTFLFLFFAFLGHSMSVVSAPHYAADGSNSNQTVIYIALSYGLPLLVTAWDLFRVSGGLFNPAVTLGLVMTGQLPWIRGVIFFPVQLLGGVCAAAVANAIIPGDIAVTQTTLGNGVSVVQGLFSEMLLTSLLVFTILMLAVEKSKATFMAPIGIGMALFVTQIAGVYYTGASLNPARSFGPCVAAANFQGYHWIYWVGPFLGAAVSGGYWHFVKFSNYEEANPGQASAKGAFADDIDAARGAQRMLSTSTA